CATGGCGCTGCTTGGCGACGATCAGCTCGGCCAGACCGTGTACGCGGTCCATCTGCATCGCCCAGGCGGCGTGGTCGTCGAAGACACGGGTGTCGTCGCCGTCGGTCGGGATCTTGGGCTCGCGTGCGGCGAGATAATAATCCTCGCGGTACACGAACCACACCATGTCGGCGTCCTGCTCGATCGAGCCCGATTCACGCAGGTCCGACAGCATCGGGCGCTTGTCCTCCCGCTGCTCGACCGCACGGCTGAGCTGGGACAGCGCGATGACCGGCACGTTCAGATCCTTCGCCAGCGTCTTCAGGCCGCGGCTGATTTCCGAAATTTCCTGCACACGCCCGTCGCCAGACGATTTCGCCGAGCCCGACAACAGCTGCAGATAATCGACCACGACCAGGCCGAGCTGGTTGTTCTGCCGCCGCTGGAGGCGGCGGACGCGGGTGTGCAGGCCGCTGATCGACAGGCCCGCGGTATCGTCGATGAACAGCGGCAGGTTTTCGAGGTCGGCGGCGGCGGCGGCGAGTTGCGCGAACTCTGCCTTGCTGATCTTGCCCATGCGCAACGATTCGGAACTGATCCGCGCCGCTTCGGCGAGCACGCGCGTCGCCAACTGGTCGGCCGACATTTCCAGGCTGAAGAACGCGACCTTCGCGCCCACCGACTTCTCGGGCGGGATGCCAAGGCGCATGTCGTCCATCCACCGCTTGGCGGCGTTGAACGCGATGTTGGTGGCAAGCGAGGTCTTGCCCATGCCGGGACGGCCGGCGAGGATGATGAGGTCGCTGTGGTGAAGGCCACCGATCTTCTGGTTGATCGAATCGAGACCCGTCGTGACGCCCGACAGGCCACCGCCGGCGTTCAGCGCCTTTTCCGCCAGGCGCACCGCTTCGGTCGTCGCCTGAGCGAAGGTCTTGACCGTGTTCGCACTGCCGCCGTCCGCGGCGACATTGAACAACAGCTCTTCCGCCGCCTCGATCTGCGCGCGCGGATTGACCTCCTCCGAGGTATCCATGGCCCGGTCGACCAGCGTACGGCCGACCGTCACCAGCGCGCGGAGCATCGCCAGGTCGTAGATCTGCTGCGCAAACTGCTTGGCACCGATCAGGCCGGCGCCGCTGCCCGTCAATTGCGCGAGATAGCCGGGACCGCCCAGCGCCTTCATCCCCTCGTCGCCATCGAACATCGGACGCAGCGTCACCGGGGTTGCCAGCATGTCATTCTGCCGCAGCGAGCGGATCGCGGCAAAGATGCGGCCATGAAGCGGCTCGAAGAAATGCTCGGGCTCGATCCGGTCGAGAATGTCGTCCGCCAGACGATTGTCGATCATCATCGCGCCGAGCAGCGCGGCTTCTGCCTCGACATTCTGGGGCAGTTGCGGGGCGGGTGCGTCGAGGGCACGAATCTGGGTAGCCATGCCGCCCCTCTCCCACCCCACGCCGATCACATCAACCGCCGTGCGACGGGCGCCCTGTGGATCACGGGGAGCGTTGCCGTTTGGCGAGGGGGCCCGTAAGCCGGTCGGATGGCCGATCCGCGGATCATCGATGTCGAACTGGACGAACGCACGATCCTGTGGCGCTCGGCCGACGTCGAACAGGAACGCCGCATCGCGATCTTCGACCTGCTGGAGGACAACAGCTTTGCGCCCCAGCGTCAGCATCCCGACGGCTATGCCGGACCGTACCGGATCAAGCTGAGCGTCGAGGACGGACGACTGGTGCTCGCCATCCATCGTGAGGACGGCAGGCATCTGGAAACGCTGATCCTCGCACTCGGGCGGTTCCGCCGCCCGATCCGCGATTATTTCGCGATCTGCGACAGCTATTATCAGGCGATCCGTGCCTCGACCCCGCAGCAGATCGAAACGATCGACATGGCGCGGCGCGGCATTCACAATCAAGCGGCGGAATTGCTGATCGAGCGGCTGGAGGGCAAGGTGACGGTCGATTTCGACACCGCGCGCCGGCTCTTCACGCTGATCTGCGTGCTGCACATCAAAGGATAAGCAATGGACGATACCGCTCTGATCGCCGCGGCGCGTGCGGCCGCGATGAACGCCCATGCCCCCTATTCGCGCTTCGCGGTCGGGGCGGCGGTGCTGATGACCGACGGGTCAGTCGTCACCGGCGCCAATTTCGAAAACGCCAGCTACGGCCTGTCGCTCTGCGCCGAGACGGTCGCATTGGCGACGATCAGTGCCCAGGGTCGCCTGCGCGAGGTCGCGGCAGTGGCGGTGATCGGCGGCGCGATG
The nucleotide sequence above comes from Roseomonas aeriglobus. Encoded proteins:
- a CDS encoding UPF0262 family protein: MADPRIIDVELDERTILWRSADVEQERRIAIFDLLEDNSFAPQRQHPDGYAGPYRIKLSVEDGRLVLAIHREDGRHLETLILALGRFRRPIRDYFAICDSYYQAIRASTPQQIETIDMARRGIHNQAAELLIERLEGKVTVDFDTARRLFTLICVLHIKG
- a CDS encoding replicative DNA helicase, whose translation is MATQIRALDAPAPQLPQNVEAEAALLGAMMIDNRLADDILDRIEPEHFFEPLHGRIFAAIRSLRQNDMLATPVTLRPMFDGDEGMKALGGPGYLAQLTGSGAGLIGAKQFAQQIYDLAMLRALVTVGRTLVDRAMDTSEEVNPRAQIEAAEELLFNVAADGGSANTVKTFAQATTEAVRLAEKALNAGGGLSGVTTGLDSINQKIGGLHHSDLIILAGRPGMGKTSLATNIAFNAAKRWMDDMRLGIPPEKSVGAKVAFFSLEMSADQLATRVLAEAARISSESLRMGKISKAEFAQLAAAAADLENLPLFIDDTAGLSISGLHTRVRRLQRRQNNQLGLVVVDYLQLLSGSAKSSGDGRVQEISEISRGLKTLAKDLNVPVIALSQLSRAVEQREDKRPMLSDLRESGSIEQDADMVWFVYREDYYLAAREPKIPTDGDDTRVFDDHAAWAMQMDRVHGLAELIVAKQRHGATGKVTMRFEANITRFSDYAGEAQFGGGDDY
- a CDS encoding cytidine deaminase; amino-acid sequence: MDDTALIAAARAAAMNAHAPYSRFAVGAAVLMTDGSVVTGANFENASYGLSLCAETVALATISAQGRLREVAAVAVIGGAMDAGGRPTGTGPVSPCGRCRQVINEAAQMSRRDLPVICGAAEGDAVRRYRLSELLPDAFGPADLGLA